Proteins found in one Hypericibacter terrae genomic segment:
- the pdxR gene encoding MocR-like pyridoxine biosynthesis transcription factor PdxR — protein MPRRADRMPLLDLDIDEGAPTPLHRQLYEGLSKAILAGRLPPHGRLPSSRALATELGLSRNTVLTAFEQLASEGYLEARQGSGSRVAAMLPDPLPPAATRSALARRGSPPPKTAPAAGARLSRRGTALSAATSARATRGDGAFAPAIPDLDVFPFELWSRLLAKSWRRPTLAMASGRDAAGHLPLRAAIADYLRRVRAVRCEPEQVILLSGIRQAVDLAVRLLLDAGDKVWIEEPGYAGVREVLRAAGARLVPVPIDSEGLSVRTGAKKAPDARLVCVAPSHQYPLGTVMTLGRRLELLAWARQAGAWIVEDDYDSEFRYAGRPLAALQGLDEDGRVIYVGSFSKVLFPSLRLGYLVAPPALVEGFTAARSTLDDHAAMTAQPALAAFIAEGHFAAHIRRTRKLYAARQAALLKAADRHLQGLLDLAPASAGMHLLAGLAPQLAARMDDRAATARAAAQGITVAPLSAFHMTHPRRQGLLMGYAGVPEEAIEPAVIRLAAALRA, from the coding sequence ATGCCGCGCCGCGCCGACCGTATGCCCTTGCTCGATCTCGATATCGACGAGGGTGCGCCGACCCCGCTGCACCGCCAGCTCTATGAGGGCCTGAGCAAGGCGATCCTGGCCGGGCGCTTGCCGCCGCACGGCCGGTTGCCCTCGAGCCGCGCGCTCGCGACCGAGCTGGGCCTCTCGCGCAACACGGTCCTCACCGCCTTCGAGCAATTGGCGAGCGAAGGCTATCTCGAGGCCCGCCAGGGGTCAGGCAGCCGGGTCGCGGCCATGCTGCCCGACCCGCTGCCGCCCGCGGCGACGCGGAGCGCCCTCGCACGGCGCGGATCTCCGCCGCCGAAGACCGCGCCCGCGGCCGGCGCGCGCCTCTCGCGGCGCGGCACGGCGCTCTCGGCCGCGACCTCGGCGCGGGCCACGCGCGGCGACGGCGCCTTCGCGCCCGCCATCCCCGATCTCGACGTCTTTCCTTTCGAGCTCTGGTCGCGGCTCCTGGCGAAGAGCTGGCGCCGGCCGACGCTCGCCATGGCCTCGGGCCGCGATGCCGCGGGCCATCTCCCCTTGCGCGCGGCCATCGCCGATTACCTGCGCCGCGTGCGCGCGGTGCGCTGCGAGCCCGAGCAAGTGATCCTGCTCTCCGGCATCCGCCAGGCGGTCGATCTCGCGGTGCGGCTGCTGCTCGATGCGGGCGACAAGGTCTGGATCGAGGAGCCCGGCTATGCGGGCGTGCGCGAGGTGCTGCGCGCGGCCGGCGCCAGGCTGGTGCCGGTCCCGATCGACAGCGAAGGTCTCTCCGTCAGGACCGGCGCGAAGAAGGCGCCCGATGCGCGCCTGGTCTGCGTGGCGCCCTCGCATCAATATCCGCTGGGCACGGTGATGACCTTGGGCCGGCGGCTCGAGCTGCTGGCCTGGGCGCGCCAGGCCGGCGCCTGGATCGTCGAGGACGACTATGACAGCGAGTTCCGCTATGCGGGCCGGCCGCTCGCAGCTCTCCAGGGTCTCGACGAGGATGGCCGCGTGATCTATGTCGGCAGCTTCTCGAAGGTGCTGTTCCCGTCGCTGCGGCTGGGCTATCTCGTGGCGCCGCCGGCGCTGGTCGAGGGCTTCACCGCGGCGCGCTCGACGCTCGACGATCATGCCGCGATGACCGCCCAGCCGGCGCTCGCCGCCTTCATCGCCGAGGGACATTTCGCCGCCCATATCCGGCGCACGCGCAAGCTCTATGCCGCACGCCAGGCGGCGCTCTTGAAGGCCGCCGATCGCCATCTGCAAGGGCTGCTCGATCTGGCGCCGGCCTCGGCCGGCATGCATCTGCTGGCGGGATTGGCGCCGCAACTCGCAGCGCGGATGGACGACCGCGCCGCCACCGCGCGGGCCGCGGCGCAAGGCATCACCGTGGCGCCGCTCTCGGCCTTCCACATGACCCATCCCCGCCGCCAGGGATTGCTGATGGGCTATGCCGGCGTGCCGGAGGAAGCGATCGAGCCCGCGGTGATCAGGCTCGCCGCCGCGCTGCGGGCCTGA
- a CDS encoding IS30 family transposase, giving the protein MGTKYTQLSAEERAILASLQAKDHSIRQIAAALDRPASTISRELKRNTGRQIGYRAVYAQQQTRARRWRGSRLERDAKLRRQVLDGLKKGWSPEQVCGWLERQQGRHVISPESIYRFIQAQITRHKDYRWRHYLPRAKSKRGRRGRKGGSSALHIQDRVSIAERPAAVGDRSVAGNWEADLMMFTRYGQALLALHERSSRLLIVGRSNGKHAEPIADAIASLLGPLPQSLRQTITFDNGTEFARHYELHRLDIQTFFCDPYAPWQKGGVENAIGRLRRNIPRKTNLDTLTTRQLSNLVRAYNNTPRKCLDWHSPAEIFCSQVLHLECESISPLSRG; this is encoded by the coding sequence ATGGGAACAAAATACACTCAGCTCTCGGCCGAAGAGCGCGCCATCCTTGCCAGCCTTCAGGCCAAAGACCACTCGATCCGCCAGATCGCTGCAGCTCTGGATCGCCCAGCATCGACGATTTCTCGGGAGCTGAAGCGAAACACCGGCCGTCAGATCGGCTATCGGGCCGTCTACGCCCAGCAGCAGACCCGGGCCCGGCGCTGGCGAGGCTCGCGTCTGGAACGTGACGCCAAGTTGCGCCGGCAAGTCCTCGACGGCCTGAAGAAAGGCTGGTCGCCCGAGCAGGTCTGCGGCTGGCTCGAACGCCAGCAGGGCCGGCACGTCATCAGCCCGGAGAGCATCTACCGCTTCATCCAGGCCCAGATCACCCGCCACAAGGACTATCGCTGGCGCCATTACCTGCCCCGCGCCAAGAGCAAACGCGGCCGCCGCGGCCGCAAGGGCGGCAGCTCGGCCCTGCACATCCAAGATCGTGTTTCCATTGCAGAAAGACCCGCCGCCGTCGGGGACCGTTCGGTCGCCGGCAACTGGGAAGCCGATCTCATGATGTTCACCCGCTACGGCCAGGCCCTCCTCGCCTTGCATGAGCGATCCTCCCGCCTGCTCATCGTCGGCCGGTCCAACGGCAAGCATGCCGAGCCGATCGCCGACGCTATCGCCAGCTTGCTCGGGCCTCTGCCCCAATCCCTGCGCCAGACCATCACCTTCGACAATGGCACCGAGTTCGCCCGTCACTACGAGCTCCACCGCCTCGATATCCAGACCTTCTTCTGCGACCCCTATGCTCCCTGGCAGAAAGGGGGCGTCGAAAACGCCATCGGGCGATTGCGCCGCAACATCCCCAGAAAAACCAACCTCGACACCCTCACCACACGCCAACTCTCAAATCTGGTCCGCGCCTACAACAACACCCCGCGCAAATGCCTTGACTGGCACAGCCCCGCTGAAATCTTCTGCAGCCAAGTGTTGCACTTGGAGTGTGAATCCATCTCCCCGCTTTCGCGGGGATGA
- a CDS encoding pyridoxamine 5'-phosphate oxidase family protein has product MTSPGSYGGKTSEPPEGSFEPTEVSRVKRLNKRGHYDRETVFKVLDAGLIAHIGYVIDGQPFVTPTAYWREGDFLYWHGSAASRMLEHVGEGIPCSVTVTHLDGLVLARSGFHHSINYRSVMAFGRAFFVDEPEAKMAAFEAFVERIFPGRWAELRPATKQEVKGTTVIGMKIEEASAKIRTGGPSDDDEDYALPIWAGVLPIRTVVGAAVPDAKMTPGIRQPAHLSIFQPETEFDALMTRTAALPKAAE; this is encoded by the coding sequence ATGACCAGCCCCGGCAGCTATGGCGGGAAGACCTCGGAACCGCCCGAGGGCAGTTTCGAGCCGACCGAAGTTTCGCGCGTGAAGCGGCTGAACAAGCGCGGCCATTACGACCGCGAGACCGTCTTCAAGGTGCTCGATGCCGGGCTGATCGCCCATATCGGCTATGTGATCGACGGCCAGCCCTTCGTCACGCCCACCGCCTATTGGCGCGAGGGCGACTTTCTCTATTGGCACGGCTCGGCCGCGAGCCGGATGCTCGAGCATGTGGGCGAAGGCATCCCCTGCTCGGTGACGGTGACGCATCTCGACGGGCTGGTGCTGGCGCGCTCGGGCTTCCATCACTCGATCAACTACCGCTCGGTGATGGCCTTCGGCCGCGCCTTCTTCGTCGACGAGCCCGAGGCGAAGATGGCCGCCTTCGAAGCCTTCGTCGAACGCATCTTCCCCGGCCGCTGGGCCGAGCTGCGTCCGGCGACGAAGCAGGAAGTCAAAGGCACGACCGTGATCGGCATGAAGATCGAGGAAGCCTCGGCCAAGATCCGCACCGGCGGGCCAAGCGATGATGACGAGGATTACGCGCTGCCGATCTGGGCCGGCGTGTTGCCGATCCGCACCGTGGTGGGGGCGGCCGTGCCGGACGCGAAGATGACGCCGGGAATCCGCCAGCCGGCGCATCTCTCGATCTTCCAACCGGAGACCGAGTTCGACGCGCTGATGACGCGCACCGCGGCGCTGCCGAAGGCGGCGGAGTGA
- the acs gene encoding acetate--CoA ligase produces MTSPTLLPVPEELARTAWIDQEKYESLYHLSMVDPEAFWGEQGKLVDWVKPFTKVKDVDFNGDVRIRWFYDGTLNVSANCVDRHLALRADQTAILWEGDSPQEQKHVSYSELHDNVCRLANVLKKHGIKKGDRVTIYMPMIPEAAYAMLACTRIGAIHSVVFGGFSPESLVGRIQDCDSNCVITADEGLRGGRKIPLKANVDEALARCPSVKTCIVVRRTGGTIKWVEGRDHWYHEEVSQVGRDCPPVAMSAEDPLFILYTSGSTGKPKGVLHTTGGYLVYAAMTHRYVFDYHDGDIYWCTADVGWVTGHSYILYGPLANGATTLMFEGVPNYPDASRFWQVIDKHKVDIFYTAPTAIRALMREGEGPVKKTSRKSLRLLGSVGEPINPEAWLWYHRVVGDERCPIVDTWWQTETGGILISPLPGATALKPGSATKPLFGIKPEIVDANGNVMEGVAEGNLCIADSWPGQARTLYGDHARFAATYFSAYKGKYFTGDGCRRDEDGYYWITGRVDDVINVSGHRLGTAEVESALVAFPKVAEAAVVGYPHDIKGQGIYAYVTLNSGEQPSEALRKELIAWVRKEIGPIASPDLLQFAPGLPKTRSGKIMRRILRKIAENEYGNLGDISTLADPAVVSDLINNRMNRG; encoded by the coding sequence ATGACCAGCCCGACCCTGCTCCCCGTACCCGAAGAATTGGCCCGGACCGCCTGGATCGACCAGGAGAAGTACGAGAGCCTCTATCACCTTTCGATGGTGGATCCCGAGGCCTTCTGGGGCGAGCAGGGAAAGCTCGTCGACTGGGTGAAGCCCTTCACCAAGGTGAAGGACGTGGATTTCAACGGCGATGTGCGGATCCGCTGGTTCTATGACGGGACCCTGAATGTCTCGGCCAATTGCGTCGACCGCCATCTGGCGCTCAGGGCCGACCAGACCGCGATCCTGTGGGAGGGCGACAGCCCGCAGGAGCAGAAGCATGTCTCCTACTCGGAGCTGCACGACAATGTCTGCCGCCTCGCGAATGTGCTGAAGAAGCATGGCATCAAGAAGGGCGACCGGGTCACGATCTACATGCCGATGATCCCGGAGGCGGCCTATGCGATGCTGGCCTGCACCCGGATCGGCGCGATCCATTCAGTGGTGTTCGGCGGTTTCTCGCCCGAAAGCCTGGTCGGCCGCATCCAGGATTGCGATTCCAACTGCGTCATCACCGCCGACGAGGGCCTGCGCGGCGGCCGCAAGATTCCGCTCAAGGCCAATGTCGACGAGGCGCTTGCCCGCTGCCCGTCCGTGAAAACATGCATTGTGGTGAGGCGCACCGGCGGCACCATCAAATGGGTCGAGGGCCGCGACCACTGGTATCACGAGGAAGTGTCGCAGGTCGGCCGCGATTGCCCGCCTGTCGCGATGAGCGCCGAGGATCCTCTCTTCATCCTCTACACCTCCGGCTCCACCGGCAAACCCAAGGGCGTGCTGCACACGACCGGCGGCTATCTGGTCTATGCGGCCATGACCCACCGCTACGTGTTCGACTATCACGACGGCGATATCTACTGGTGCACGGCCGATGTGGGCTGGGTCACGGGCCACAGCTATATCCTCTATGGCCCGCTCGCCAACGGCGCCACCACGCTGATGTTCGAAGGCGTGCCGAATTATCCGGACGCCTCGCGCTTCTGGCAGGTGATCGACAAGCACAAGGTCGACATCTTCTACACGGCGCCAACCGCGATCCGCGCGCTGATGCGCGAGGGCGAGGGACCGGTGAAGAAGACCAGCCGGAAGTCGCTCCGGCTCCTGGGATCGGTCGGCGAGCCGATCAACCCCGAGGCCTGGCTCTGGTATCACCGCGTGGTGGGCGACGAGCGCTGCCCGATCGTCGATACCTGGTGGCAGACCGAGACCGGCGGGATTCTCATCTCGCCGCTGCCCGGCGCCACGGCCCTCAAGCCCGGCTCTGCGACCAAACCGCTCTTCGGCATCAAGCCCGAGATCGTCGATGCCAACGGCAATGTCATGGAGGGCGTCGCCGAGGGCAATCTCTGCATCGCCGATTCCTGGCCGGGCCAGGCGCGCACGCTCTATGGCGATCATGCGCGTTTCGCCGCGACCTATTTCTCCGCCTATAAGGGCAAATATTTCACCGGCGACGGCTGCCGGCGCGACGAGGACGGTTATTACTGGATCACGGGCCGCGTCGACGACGTGATCAATGTCTCGGGCCATCGCCTCGGCACCGCTGAGGTCGAGAGCGCGCTGGTCGCCTTTCCGAAGGTCGCCGAAGCCGCCGTCGTGGGCTATCCGCACGACATCAAGGGCCAGGGGATCTACGCCTATGTCACGCTCAACAGCGGCGAGCAGCCGAGCGAGGCGTTGCGCAAGGAGCTGATCGCCTGGGTGCGCAAGGAGATCGGCCCGATCGCCTCGCCCGACCTGCTGCAGTTCGCGCCGGGCCTGCCCAAGACGCGCTCGGGCAAGATCATGCGCCGCATCCTGCGCAAGATCGCCGAGAACGAATACGGCAATCTCGGCGACATCTCGACCCTGGCCGACCCGGCGGTGGTGTCGGACCTGATCAACAACCGGATGAATCGAGGCTGA
- a CDS encoding succinate dehydrogenase assembly factor 4, with product MPQTPPTQPPTAPEPAPDSTTPAADPLKPVSPKVREIGGPKGPEPTRYGDWEVGGRCSDF from the coding sequence ATGCCCCAGACGCCCCCGACCCAGCCCCCGACAGCGCCCGAGCCGGCCCCCGACAGCACGACGCCGGCGGCCGATCCGCTCAAGCCCGTGAGCCCGAAAGTCCGCGAGATCGGCGGCCCGAAAGGTCCCGAGCCGACCCGCTATGGCGACTGGGAGGTCGGCGGCCGCTGCAGCGATTTCTAG